In the Chloroflexota bacterium genome, AGGGCGGCCAATTCTTGGGTGCGCCGATGTGTCTGCTCCAGAAGGCGGGCGTTCTGCAGGGCCACGGCGGCCTGGGCTGCTAAGAGGCGGGCCAGCGAGACCTCCTCCTCGCTGAAGGCGCGTTTCTTCCGCAGGGCTTGCGCCTCCAATACGCCTATGACCTGCCCCTGCCACTCCATCGGCACCGCCAGAATGGAGCCAAAGACGGCCTCAGCGAACTGTGGTGATCTTCCATTCCAGGTAGCGTAGTCCTCAACCGCGATGGGTTGGCCGGTCTGCACCACTTTCCCGTCCAGACCCTCACCGACTTTGAGCCTCGTGCCGATGAACTGGACATCGGGGCCATAGGCGCTGACCAACTCCACTTCCTCTGTCCCCGCATCATAGAGGGCGATGGTGCTGCCCTCGGTCCCCAGGAGTTTGGCGGCGTGGCGGGTGATCTTCTCGAATAGTTTCTGGGTGACCAGTAGCGAGGCGATGTCCAGGTTGATGTCGTGGAGAGTAGCCAGGTCCGCGCTCCTATCCCGGGCTTCTTTCAGCATCCGCGCGTTCTCCAGGGCTACTGCAGCGTGGTCGGCCAGGCCGGTGAGGAAATCCAGATCCCCTAGCTCGAACTCGCGCTCCCCCAGCCGGCGCAGGGTGATGACGCCGATGAGCCGATCTTGGAACAAAAGGGGCGCGGAGAGGAGCGATTCCGGTTCGCCACCAGGTGTGCCGGGGATGTGTTTCGCCCGCGGGTCACGTTCGGCGTGGTTCACGATCTCCCCGATCCTGGTCTGGGCTACGTAGCCGGTGATGCCTTCCCCCACCTTCACCGGGGCGGCCAGCGTCTCGGCGGCGAATTCGCCTATGGCGACGATGGGTTGTAGTTCCTGGCCGGATGAATCTAAGAGGTAGATGGTGCCCTCGTCGGCGTTTAACAGTTGCAGAGCCCGGCGGACGATGGAGTCGAGGATGGTCTGCGTATCCAGAGAAGACGAGAGTTCGTGGATTACTCCGAGCAGGGCAACGAGTTGGTCGTGGCGCTGCTGGAGTCGGGCTTCGGTTTCGCTGGGCGGGGGAGCACTGCGCGCCGCATCGAGGTCCGATGTCACGTGGAGCGTCTTCCGATGCTTGCCCTGTTTGGCCATGATGTATTCTCCGTTTGGGCGGCAGATTTTGCGGCGAAACGCAATCATCCGCCATGGGGCGGATGATGCGGGAGAATTTATGTTGTAAATAATTTGTAACACAAAATCCGAATTTTGTCAAGTACCTTTAGCGGAGTGCACAGGGGGCGCCTGGCTGAAAGTTCCCCAGACCCGCCCCGCCGTCGAATGGAATCGCCCGTATGCGACGGCCACGGTTGCCGGGTCCTCGCCGTCGAATAGAATTCGACGGCTACGAGTAGAAAGTCCCTGCGGGACTCTGTTGTCGTAGGGGCGGGTTTCCATACCCGCCACGGGGGCAACCACGAGGGTTGCCTCTACGGGCGATTGAAATCGTCCGCCTGTGCGGGCGTTGGTGTCCCCGCAGAGGGACGCCCTTGGGGTAGGACAAATTGCCAATTTGTCCTACAGGCGGCTATGGAAAGCCGCCCGACGATCTATCGGGACTCTTCTGGGCCGAGCGGGTTTCCATACCTGCCCGGTAGGGGCGACCCGGCGGGTCGCCCCTACTTCGCGTCCCCACCGTATGCGACGGCCACGGTTGCCGAGCCCCGCCGTCGAATGAAATCGCCCGTGTGCGACGGCTACGGGTCCCCGCCGTCGAATAGAATTCGACGGCTACGATTGGGAAGTCCCTGCGGGACTCTTTTGTCGTAGGGGCGGGTTTCTATACCCGCCCTGGGGGGCAACCACAAGGGTTGCCCCTACCGTCTCACGGAATATTCGTGGCCCCTGGGGCGACCACGAGGGTTGCCCGTACCTACGCCAGTTTCACCAGGGTGAAAGTGTGCACGTCGCCCCGCGGCAATGTCTCTACGAGTGCCTCCCCCCGCGCCAGCGCCACCAGCAGACCCACCTGGTCTCCCAGCGCCAGCCCCAGTTCCCCCAAGGCCACTTGTACCTCCAGCACCTCGCTCCCCACCACTGCAGCAGGCCGGTAGTGTATTGGTCGCCACACCTCTTGGCCATCGGCGCGGGAGAGGATGACCTCGTGCTGGCCGGGCCAGTGTGCCAGTTCCCAAGCCAGCCCCAAATCAGCAGGAGCACCGTCTTGGCTTGCCTCAGCGGGGATAGCGAAGCGCACCCGTCCGTTGACTTTCTCGGCTCGGGGCACGGTCAGATAAAAGGCCGCGAAATAATCGCCTAACGGCTCGTTCGCCTCCAGCCGCAGGTACAGGTGGGCCGGGTCGTAGCCAAAATACAGTCGCCGCACTACCGTGCGGGCTTGCTGCATCGCCCCGCTGGAGGGCATCGCGTCCAGATACCCCGCCCCAGCCCAATCGGCGGAGGCGACCGCCTCGCTGCCCAGTCGGGGCGAAATGTAGCCGCTTACCGGACGGCGGTGCACGATCACCTCTGCAGCGATGGGTCTGCGCAGGTCTTCCGGCACGGGCAGGCCGAGGATGGTGTACACATTGCTCAGGTGAGCGCGGAAATCGTGGTCGAAGCGCGCTTCTTGGGCTGAACTATTATAACTGTAGTACCACCAGAACCAATCGCTGCCCTCAGCGATGTAGATCTCCTCCCAGGCCTCGGCCAACACCCCCAGGTCGGCGAGGGTATTTTCCCTTTGCCAGGTGATGAGGCGCTGGCGGGTGCGGGCCAGGTAGTCCCAGGCCAGGTTCTGCGACCCCTCGCCGATCCAGGTCTCGAAATTGGCGTTGATCCAGGAGCCGGCGAACAGGCGCGGGATGGTCTGGCGCGGCGGGTGCATGTCCAGGTATTCGCTGACCGTTACTGCCCGCAAGTTGGGGTGCTCGTTCAGTCGCCCGTAGAGGGCGCGTAGGAAAACGTCGCCGTTGTGTTCGTATTCCTCCCAGGCATTCTCGCCATCCAGTATGATGGTGACCAGATACGGTCCATCGTCGCCCAGGTTGCGGTGGATCGTCTCCAATCGCCCGACGAGATCGTTGGCGGCGTCCTGTCCGGTGGTGTGCTTGTAGACGAAGCCGATGCGATCGGAGAGGATGTGGTCGCGGAAGACGATGGCCAGGGGAGGCTGGTCTGGACGCCGCTCGGCCTGGGTCAACAAGTAGGGTTGGTAGAGCACTTGCGGGTTGGTGACGTGGCCCATGTTGTCGCGCCCGATGTCCACACCCAGCGAGCGGGCCAACACCCCCTCGTCGGAGGCGATCCAGCGCAAGCCATTGGTGCTGCCGAGCAGATCTACCAGGGCCTGGCTCACCGCCCCTTCGGACGGCCACATCCCCTTGGGCCGCTCGCCGAAAACATCCTCGTGGTACTCGATGGCGCGACGGATTTGCTCGGCGGCATCTTCAGGGTGGGCGAAGGCGGTCTCTGGCAGCGGTAGTTTTGGGCTGGCCTCGCGCGCCGACTGCACATCCATCACCAGGGGCAAGATGGGGTGATAATAAGGCGCAGTGGCCAGTTCCAACTGCCCCCGCTCTCGCAGTTCGCGATATAGGGGTACGATGCGGGCCATGATACGCCTCTGGGCCTCCAGAATAGCCTCGATGTCGGCGCGGGTAACACGGGGCTTAAGCCCCGTGTCATCCATCATCTTCTCCACCAGTGGACGTAGAATGGCGTCTCGCTCCAGCCAGTTGGGGTCAATCCAGGCCAGGTTGAACCAGGCGATGAGGTCGAGGAAGTACTGGTCCGAGAGGAGCGAGACGTCGCCGCTCGCGGCCTGGCTCATTTGCAACAGTTTCCAGTAGTGTGGATAGTGGCGGATGATGTTGTCGTGGTGGATGTTGAAGAAGAAGGAGAGGATGGCCTCTTTGTCCTCACGGGTGAGGTGTTCCTTGCGGCTGAGGGCCAGCGCCTCATCCTCGGCCTGGCCGGCCAGGTAGTCCTGGATCTGCGCTATCAGACAGGGCGCCACGTCGAAGGTTACGTGCACGTTGGGGAATTCGGACAGCACCTCGGCCATGTGCAGGTAGTCTTTGACTGCGTGCAGGCGCACCCAGGGGAGGGAATAGCGACCCGTCAGTCGGTCCTTATAATACGGCTGATGCATATGCCAGACGAAAGCGACGTACAATGGCGGTTTGGTCAACGTCCTCACCTCATTGTGGAGGATATCACAGCGTCAGCGCTCGCAGCAGTTCCCAAGCCCCCTGCGCCACAACCTCGAACGAGATCTGCGCGAGGAGACTGCTGATCACCGGCCAGTATTTCTTCTTGAAGCGGGGCAGGATGCCCTTCACCTGCTCTAGGTTCTCCCGCCTGCCTCCCTCAAGCCACTCTTCCACACTGGCCTGGCTCTCCTCTTCGCCCGGAGCGGCAGCGATCTCCCGGCTGATCCAGCGCTCGAAACTGGTGGAGAATATCATGTAGCACCCATCGCTTTCATCCAAAAGCCCTCGCTTGCCCAGCGAAACCACATCCAGATGAGCGCGCGGGTGCAGCCCAGACAGATTTTCCAGGTTGGGGAGGGTCTTCTTGGATGGTTCCTGCCTACACAAAGCCAGGATGCTCAGCAGCGTGATCTTCTCACTCTCAGAGCAATGACTCCACAGATAACTGTAGTGCGGGGCGGCCTGCTGATCGAACCTGGTGGTTACGTATCCTTCCAGGGCGTCGGAGGTCAGGCCCTGGGACTTGCTCTCCACCAGGTAGTAGCCCGCTATCTGTATGAAGCAGGGATGGCGTCCGGCCAGGGCGAAGACCAACTCCTTCTCCTGGGGTGTGAAAGCCAGGTCGGTCCCGCCGACGTAGCCCTCGATCAGTTCGTTCGCCTCCTGACGGGTGAAGGGGCGCAGAACCACATTGGCGAAGATGTTGAAGAACGGTGAACCCTTGATTTCGTCTGAATGGCACAGGTCCACCAGTTCCCGTCGCGTTGCCGAGACCAAGGCCAGCGGCTGGTGGATGGCCAGGGCCCTCAGGCCGCCGAAGAAGTCCGCCCCGAAATTCGGGTTCAGGGTAACGTATTCGAACTCGTCGAGGAAGAGGACGACGTTCAACCCCCGGTCGCCGATGGCTGCGAACAGGTCCTCCATATCGAACAGGTCGAACTGGGGCCGCTCCTGCAAAGTCTGGATGGTGGCGGCGAGGTCTCGGTCGGTGACGGTGCGGGCCATTTTGCCCAGCACCCGTTGCCAGAAGCGCTGCGGGGTGATGTCGGTCAATCCTTGGAAGTCAATGTACACCAATGCGTAGCGGTCGGGTGTCAGGCCGAGACTGACGGCTACGTTGGGGTGGGAGAGATAATAGAGCAGCGAGGTTTTGCCGATACGCCGCTCGCCCACCACCGAGGTGCTCTCGTGGGCACTGGACAGGAGACGGCTGACGATCTGGTGGATCTCCTGTCTGCGGCCGTAGAATCGCGCCGGGTCGCGGATTGGGTTGCCAAAGGTAAACGGGTTCGTAGTCCTCCTCCCTCCGAAACGATATCGTACGGGTGGGGCTTGTGTCTGGCAGGGCACCCACAAGGGGTGCCCCTACACCGCCTATCGTGGGGGCAGGCCTCGTGCCTGCCCACCCGGGGGCGAACCGCCAGAGTGCCCCCATACCGCCTATCGTGGGGGCGGGCCTCGTGTCTGCCCACCCGGGGGCGAACCGCCAGAGTGCCCCCATACCGCCTATCGTGGGGGCGGGGCTTGTGTCTGCCCACCCGGGGGCGAACCGCCATGGTGCCCCTACACCGCCTATCGTGGGGGCGGGGCTTGTGTCTGCCCACCCGGGGGCGAACCGCCATGGTGCCCCTACACCGCCTATCGTGGGGGCAGGCCTCGTGCCTGCCCACCCGGGGGCGAACCGCCAGAGTGCCCCTACACCGCCTATCGTGGGGGCAGGCCTCGTGCCTGCCCACCTGGGGGCGAACCGCCGGTTCGCCCCTACACCACCCGTTAATTCTACAGGGAATCCAGCCACCGATCAAAATCATCCTCGCCCTGGCGATCAGGGTTTTCACGGTCCAACACCCAGCGTAGTGGGTTGGTGAGGATGTATTCCCGGATGCGATCCAGCGCCGCCTCGTTGCGGATGATGTGTTCCCAGTAGTTGCGTTGCCAGACAGGAGTGCCAGGGGCACCACGAGTTTTGGCGATGCGTTTGGTGACAATGGATTTGAATTGGGCGACGATGGCGCCCAACGATTTAGAAACCAGCCCTGTGGGGTATCCGTTGGCAGTAGGGGCGACCCGCCGGGTCGCCCCTACTGCATCATCCACAATCCAAACGATGCCGTGGATATGATTCGGCATAACCACGAATTCATCCAATTGCACGTATGGACGCACCAGGGCGGTCCTTTCCCATTCCTCCGCTACGATTCTGCCGTATTCCGAAAGGATCATCTCCCCGTCCACCACCTCGCCGAATAACATTTCGTGCTGGTGGGCGACCAAGGTGATGAAATATGCGCCAGGCTGGGTGTAGTCGTAGCCTTTGAGGCGGATGGAGCGGCGGTGGTGTTTTTGCGGGTCGTAATATATGGGCATAACGCGTATTTCTTTCGATTGTCAATTGACCGGTGGGGGCGAACCGGCGATTCGCCCCTACGGCAACGGCCAGATGGTGAAATCCTCGTACCGTGTTGTCCTGCCCACGATGCCGTGATTTTGCACCATCGCCGTGGCAACCCACACATCGCCGGCCACATCCCTGCCAGAGACATCCAGCGCCGTGATGTATCTATCGTTCACGAAGAAGAAAGCCGTGTTCCCCTCGACGATCAAGCGCAGTTGATTGGAGCCGGTGGCGGTCAGGTCCAGGTTGTTGGCCTTCCCGTTGGCGATATTTTGGTACTCGGGTTTGTCATCGCTCTTGGTCACCAGGACCAGTTGCCAGTTGGCATCGGAGTCCACGTAGAGGCAATATTCGTTATCCACTCCCGTATACCGGAAAACAAAGCCGTAATCCCAGGTGCTCTCCGCACGATCATAGGGATTGTAGAACCGAGCCTCGGCTATGAAATCCCGCAGGTGTACATCTGCCTCGTGGCTGGATATCACGCCCGCCTGGTGCTCCATGCTCCCGTCGGCAGGGCCATACATCTCGGAGAGCGGCCAGATGATGAAGTCTTCGTAGCGGGTGGATTTGCCCACCCTTTCGTGACCCTTCACCATGCTGGTGCCGACCCAGATGCTGCCGGGCACCAGTTTGCCGGAGAGGTCGAGGGTGGCGATGAATTCACCGTTGGCGAAGAAAAGACCCGTGCTGCCCTGGACTATTAGGCGGAGGTGGTTGGAGCCAGTGGCGGTCAGATCCAGGTTGTTGACTTTCCCGCTGGCGATCTTATTGAACACCGGCTTATCGCCGCTCTTGGTCGCCAGGTTCAGAGTCCATCCGCCGCTGGAGTCCACATACAGGCGATATTGATTGTCGGATCCCGTCTCGCGGAAGCCGAATCCGTAGTCCCAACCGCCTTCCGAACGGTCGTACGGGTTGTAGAACCGGGCCTCGGCCACGAAATCCCGCAGTTGTAGCCCCGCGTTGCGACTGGCTATCACGCCCTCCCGGTGTGGCAGGCTTCCCACCATGGGGCCGTAAACCCCCGCCTGGGTCCAGATGGAGAAGTCTTGATATAGTGGCCAGATAGTGAACCCCTCATAGCGAGTGGATTTACCCGCCATCCCGTGTTCTTTCTTCAGGCCGGTGCCGACCCAGATGTCGCCAGCAACGTTCTTGCCGGAGACATCCAATGTCGCCACGTATTCGCCGTTGACGAAGAAAATGGCTGTGCCGCCCTGGGCAGCCAGATGGAGGAAGTTGGAGCCGGTTGGGGAGGTGTCCAGATCCCGTATTTTCCCTCCGGCTATCTTCTTGAATTCCGACTCATCCCCGCTTTTGGTTACCGATTCCAGCGCCCAGACTCCTTCGGAATCTACGTAGAGGCGGTACTCGTTATCCCCTCCCATATCCCGGAAGCCAAAGCCGTAGGACCAGGTGCGTTCTGCGCGGTCGTACGGGTTGTAGAAGCGAGCGTAGGCCAGGAAATCGCGCAGGCGCAGGCCAGTGTACTGAGCAGATAGCGAACCGTCTTCGTTGTGGGCGAGGGCTCCATCTGCAGGCCCGTAGATTTCGCCCAGCGGCCACACCGTGAAGTCCTCATAGCGGGTGGATTTGCCGGCGATAAGGTATCCTCGACGCATGCCGGTGCCCAGCCACACGTTCCCGGGAACGTTTTTCTCCGAGACATCCAGGGCGGTGATGTATTCATCGTTCACGAAGAAGAAGGCGGTATCGCCCTGGACCACCAGGCGCAGGCGATTGGCGCCGGTGGCAGAGGTATCCAAATTGGTCAGTTGTCCACTGGCGATGTTTTTGTATTCCCAGACCCCGGCGGTGTGTCCGGTCAGTAATTCCAGGATCCACTCGGCATCGGAGTTCACGTGGAGGCGATAGTGGAGTTCGTCGGCCGTTTGGCGGAAGCCGAAGCCGTAATCCCAGCGCCCTTCTGAGGGGGCATAGGGGTTGTAAAAGCGGGCTTCGGCCGCGAAATCGCGCAGGTAGGCGCTGGCATATTGGCCCTGGGCTCGATCGCCCTCCTCGTGGCGCAGGTTTCCGTCCGCGGGGCCGTAGGTCTGGGTCAGTGGCCAGACCACGAAATCCTCGTAGCGTGTTCTTTTGCCGCTGATCCCATAGCCCCTTTGCATCACAGTGCCGAGCCACACGTCGCCGGGGACATCCTTCCCGGAGACATCCAGCGTGGCGATGTATTCACCGTTGGCGAAGAAGAGGGCTGTGTTCCCTTGCACCACCAGGCGGAGGTGGTTGGAGCCGGTGGCGCTTAGGTCCAGGTTCTCGACCTTGCCACTGGCCACGGTGTCGAACTGCGACCCTTCGCCCTGTTTGTTGGCGGACACGAAGGTCCAATCGCCCCCGGAGTCCACGTAGAGACGATATTCGTTGTCTGGTCCGATGCGCCGGAAGCCGAACCCGTAATCCCAGGAGCCTTCCGAGCGGTCGTAGGGATTGTAGAACCGAACCTCGGCCATGAAATCGCGGGCGTCCACGCCGGCGAACTGGAGAGATACGGAATCATCCCGCTCGTGGACCAGTTCGCCATCCACGGGGCCGTACATTCGCAGCGTTTTCGGAGTGGGGATGGAGACGACAGGCGTTGGCGTGGGTCTGGGCTTTCCGAATCCGGTTACATAGACGAGGAACGCACCCGCGCCGGTTACGAGCAGCACGAAGAGGGCACCCACGATCAGGAACGGGATCAGCGGCGACCCTTTCGGTCGTGCTGGGGTGAATTTGCCCGCGGTGCGGCGGAGTTCGATGGCCTGGGCTAAGACGCGCGGGGCGTCTCGGTAGGTCTCATCCTTGCTGATAATGCCTTTGAGCAGGGTGATGGCCCGGTCGTAGTCCTTCCTGGACATTGCCACTTGCGCTTCGATATAGGCGCGTGCCAATTCCCGCGAACGTTCCACCTGTTGGATCTCAGACTGGGCGGCCTCAGCATCCTCCGGCTCGAGGGCCAGATACTCGTGCCAGATGGTCAGGGCCTCGTCCCATTTCTCCGCCTTGGCCAGGCTGCGGGCCCACACCTTGAGCGAGTTCAGTTGGCTCTTCCGCTGCCGCTCTCTGGCGTTGGCTAACCGCTCTTGGGCGGCAACGTCCTCAGGTTGCAGGGCGACGTATTCCTCCAACGCGGCTACAGCCTCGTCCCAGCGCCCTGACTCTGTGGCCTGGTTGGCTCGCCCCAGGAGACTTTCCAGACGCGCCGCCCGCTGTGCTTCTTGGGCTGCGGCAAGTCTTTCTTGAATGCGCTGGTCTTCCGGTGCCAGAGCCAGAGCCTCTTCCAGGATGGCGATGGCCCGTTCCCAGTTCTTGGCTGCCCCTTCTTTCTCTGCCCTGGCGAGCAGCCCGGCCAGGATCTTCGCCCCTTTCTGCTCGCGGAGGTCGGCGTATCGTGCCTCCAGGCCCTGATCTTCCGGTGTGAAACGTAGCGCTTCTTTCAATGCGCTCAGCGCTTCGTCGTCGCGACCCTCGGCCAGCGCTTTCTCTGCCCTGCGGTGGTGGATGTCGGCCATACGTTGGCGGGCTTCACTGTGCTCAGCGTTGATGGCCAGCACCTCTTGATACGATTGCGTTGCTTCTATCAGCCTGCCTCTGGACAATGCCTGATCGCCGAGGGCCAGATGCGCTTCGCACAGGCCTGTTCGCGCCGCGACATCCCCCTCGTCTATGGCCAGCGCCTTCTGGTACTCCGCCGCCGCCTTCTGGTAAGCCTTTTGGGCCAGATAGACCGAGGCGATGCTCACCTGGGCCTGGATATTATCTGGGTCCACCTCCAGCGCCTGGCGGAAGCACTCTATTGCCTTGTCGTAGAGGCGCCTGGCTTTGTAATCGAGTCCCATCTCGATGTGCCGGCTGACGAGCGGGCCGACCTCGGTCAGTTCTTCCCGCACCCGTTCCAATGGGCGGTTTTTCTGTAGCCAGAGGCGCATCAGGTGGATCACAAACCGGTTATCCTCGGTCAAGACGTCGCTCTCACGCAGGTGCAAAAGTGCCGACTCCAAGTCCTGATTGCTGAGGGGAACCCGCTGGCGGCGGAGGAAATCGGCCAGGATGCGGACGTTAGGTTTGCCTTCCAGGTGGGTCAGGCCAGCCAAGACCCATTTCTCCACGTAGGAGGCTTCGTCCCACACCGATTTCAGGTTCACGGTGCCGCGCTCCACTACATCGTCGAGCACCGCCAGCACGTCCTCCTCGCCTATGCGCCGCTGGTTCGTCTTCTGGCAGTGCCAGAATAGTTCGTGGCACACCAACTGGGTGAAATAGGGGTGGCCGGAGGTGATCTCGCAGATGAGGTTCACCGCGCCGGGGTCGTATTCGAGTACGCCCTCCACCGGGCGGGTGATCAAATTGCAGGCATCTTCCCGAGTTAGGAAACTGATCCTCTTATAGAGGGCGGCTTTGAAGAACTCGGTGTAGGAGGCTTGCATGTTCTCCAATTTGCGGCCGGAAGAGCCGATGGAGAAGATGAAGTTCAGGCCCTCGCGTCCCATCAGCCGGCGCAGGTAATCCACTAATGGGCGGGCCAGTGTATCCCTGACCTCTGTCTCCTGCAACACATCGAACTCGTCGAAGGTCAAGAGGAGGTTGCGGTCACCGAGGAGAGGCTGGAGAGCGGGCAGGAATTGGCCGTCGAAATAATCTGGGTCGGCGGAAAAAACCTCTTGGTCGGCCAGGGGGATGCTGATGTCGCGGTCTTGTTTCAGTGTGCGCACGATCTCGCGGGCCAGCCACCACAAGAAGCGGTCCAAGGTGGTGTGGGTTCGGCCCTGCAGGTCGAAGAAAACCGGGATGTAGCGTTCGGGCAGACGGTTGGGGAGTTGCTTGAGGACGGAGGTCTTGCCGACACGACGCTGGCCATGGATGACCAGGATATGGTCGGCGTAGCGACCGGCGAGGTTATGCGCGATCCAGTCGAAGACATCGTCCCGACCGAAGAACATCCTGGCGTCGGTAACGGGTGCTCCGGCGATGTAGGGGTTGATCCGCTCGCTCACAAAGTGCCTCCTGTGCGAAGGCGCAAGGACAAAAGGCAGGCCCAGGGAGGTGTGTTGTATCGAGTGTTAGTGGACGCTGGATTATTATACAGGAAGCCATGTGTGGCGCAAAACTCCAAGCAGAAGCATTGTTCAGCGCAGAAGCATTGCTCAGCGGCAGTTGCACTGCCGCGCCCATCCGCTGGTTGCCACGGCGACCCCGCAGTGCAACTGCGGTGGAACGCAGGGCGCGCTTGTGGGGCTGGCAGTATCGCGGTATAATCCCCCTGGAGTCGTCGTGGAAAAACGAGAGTTCACCGTCGCAAACGAATACCGCTACGACCGCTCAGGGCCAGTGCGCTGGATCATCTCCCATCTGATTCGCTATCCCCTCCTGCCAGTGGCCGCAGCCGCATCCGCCGTCCTGAACAACACTTTCTACAGTTACATCCAGATCTTCATCGGCCGCGGGTTCGACCTGATCACCACACCCGGCTGGCGCACGCCGGAATTGTTGACTTTGGCGTTGAGCGTCATGGCCTGCGCTGTGGGGCAGGGGCTCACGGGGCTGGGGCGCAACTACTCGCTGGAGTTCCTGGCCCAACTCATTGAGCGCGACGCCCGCGATGAACTTTACATAAGTTTATTGGGCAAGAGTCAGACCTTTCATGGCCGGCAGCGAATCGGCGACATCATGGCTCGGGTCACCAACGACGTGCACATGCTCAACCTGATGTTCAGCCCTGGGGTGATGTTGATCTTGGATTCCCTGCTGGCAGCGGTCATCCCCATCTTCCTGATCGCCCGGCTCAATGTAGACCTACTGCTGATCCCGTGCATCTTCCTCCTCTTGCTGGTCATCACCGTGGCCGACTACAACCACAGGCTCAGCCCGGTGAGCATTGCGTTGCGCGACCAATTTGGGGTGATGAACGCTGGGCTGGCAGAAGCCATCGCTGGCATCGAGGTCGTCAAGGGCAACGTCCAGGAGCGGCAGGAGTGGGAGAAATTCGTGCGCGATGCCCGCCGGTACCGCGATTATTTCGTGCAGCAGGGGGAAATCCAGGCCCGCTACTTGCCGATGTTGGTGTTCAGCCTGGCCTGGGCGGCTGCGCTCCTGCACGCCCTTTTGTTGTGGCGAGGAGGACACATCAGCCTGGGGGAGGTCATCGCTTTCATGGGCTTGGTGGGCACCCTGCGCTTCCCCACCTTTATCTCCATCTTCTCTTTCAACCTGGTACAACTGGGGATCGCAAGCGCGAAACGCATCCTGCAACTGATCAACACGCAGACGGAACTGGACGAGAACGAGGCGGGCGTGGCAAAACCGATGCGGGGAGAGGTGATCTTCGAAAACGTCAGTTTCGGCTACGATAGCAGGCCCG is a window encoding:
- a CDS encoding transposase, whose translation is MPIYYDPQKHHRRSIRLKGYDYTQPGAYFITLVAHQHEMLFGEVVDGEMILSEYGRIVAEEWERTALVRPYVQLDEFVVMPNHIHGIVWIVDDAVGATRRVAPTANGYPTGLVSKSLGAIVAQFKSIVTKRIAKTRGAPGTPVWQRNYWEHIIRNEAALDRIREYILTNPLRWVLDRENPDRQGEDDFDRWLDSL
- a CDS encoding glycoside hydrolase gives rise to the protein MTKPPLYVAFVWHMHQPYYKDRLTGRYSLPWVRLHAVKDYLHMAEVLSEFPNVHVTFDVAPCLIAQIQDYLAGQAEDEALALSRKEHLTREDKEAILSFFFNIHHDNIIRHYPHYWKLLQMSQAASGDVSLLSDQYFLDLIAWFNLAWIDPNWLERDAILRPLVEKMMDDTGLKPRVTRADIEAILEAQRRIMARIVPLYRELRERGQLELATAPYYHPILPLVMDVQSAREASPKLPLPETAFAHPEDAAEQIRRAIEYHEDVFGERPKGMWPSEGAVSQALVDLLGSTNGLRWIASDEGVLARSLGVDIGRDNMGHVTNPQVLYQPYLLTQAERRPDQPPLAIVFRDHILSDRIGFVYKHTTGQDAANDLVGRLETIHRNLGDDGPYLVTIILDGENAWEEYEHNGDVFLRALYGRLNEHPNLRAVTVSEYLDMHPPRQTIPRLFAGSWINANFETWIGEGSQNLAWDYLARTRQRLITWQRENTLADLGVLAEAWEEIYIAEGSDWFWWYYSYNSSAQEARFDHDFRAHLSNVYTILGLPVPEDLRRPIAAEVIVHRRPVSGYISPRLGSEAVASADWAGAGYLDAMPSSGAMQQARTVVRRLYFGYDPAHLYLRLEANEPLGDYFAAFYLTVPRAEKVNGRVRFAIPAEASQDGAPADLGLAWELAHWPGQHEVILSRADGQEVWRPIHYRPAAVVGSEVLEVQVALGELGLALGDQVGLLVALARGEALVETLPRGDVHTFTLVKLA
- a CDS encoding AAA-like domain-containing protein, encoding MPCQTQAPPVRYRFGGRRTTNPFTFGNPIRDPARFYGRRQEIHQIVSRLLSSAHESTSVVGERRIGKTSLLYYLSHPNVAVSLGLTPDRYALVYIDFQGLTDITPQRFWQRVLGKMARTVTDRDLAATIQTLQERPQFDLFDMEDLFAAIGDRGLNVVLFLDEFEYVTLNPNFGADFFGGLRALAIHQPLALVSATRRELVDLCHSDEIKGSPFFNIFANVVLRPFTRQEANELIEGYVGGTDLAFTPQEKELVFALAGRHPCFIQIAGYYLVESKSQGLTSDALEGYVTTRFDQQAAPHYSYLWSHCSESEKITLLSILALCRQEPSKKTLPNLENLSGLHPRAHLDVVSLGKRGLLDESDGCYMIFSTSFERWISREIAAAPGEEESQASVEEWLEGGRRENLEQVKGILPRFKKKYWPVISSLLAQISFEVVAQGAWELLRALTL